The Numida meleagris isolate 19003 breed g44 Domestic line chromosome 7, NumMel1.0, whole genome shotgun sequence genome contains a region encoding:
- the LOC110402733 gene encoding fatty-acid amide hydrolase 1-like, which produces MRAAVPSLPAVLCGSAGLLLLLLRWRRWRGLWRKVKEARERQERGLEQMDKAVRAFRQQHPSVNMVSILSLSLPELSKKIQDGSLPPEHVFYAYVGKALQIARETNCITEYMQESEIQLQHTKPGEKKGLLYGVPVSIKDSINCQGHDSTLGFVKNIDKPVAEDSVLVQVLKRQGAIPFVKTNVPQSLISYDCNNLIFGQTCNPLLYTRTPGGSSGGEGALIGGGGSILGFGTDVGGSLRFPAAFCGICALKPTGNRLSKKGVISGISGQKSVTAAVGPMAKDVESLALCMRALLCEDMFSLDSTVPPLPFNEEVYSSTRPLRIGYYETDFFTMPSPAMRRAVRETKQLLEEAGHTLVPFELPDMDYLTFNFCFRGIFADGGVSFLKKFEGELEKGSFRIFFWLMKLPNWLKTLLSWITKPFVPRLSNVIRSMRANTVEELWSLHHEIEESCHQFITQWKRLNLDVMLCPMLGPALRIGYPTKLSVAVSYTMLYNSLDFPVGVVPVTMATDEDEKELKNYQGYFRDWWDRTLATAFSSAEGMPVAVQCVALPWQEELCLRFMKEVETLVMKKNMIV; this is translated from the exons aTGCGGGCGGCCGTGCCTTCGCTGCCCGCCGTACTGTGCGGCTCGGCcgggctcctgctgctgctgctgcgatGGCGGCGCTGGAGGGGGCTCTGGAGGAAGGTGAAGGAGGCTCGGGAGAGGCAGGAGAGAGGCTTGGAGCAGATGGACAAGGCTGTGCGCGCCTTTCGGCAGCAG CATCCCTCGGTGAACATGGTCTCCATCCTCTCTCTGTCTTTGCCGGAGCTCTCCAAGAAAATCCAGGATGGTTCCCTCCCTCCGGAGCACGTCTTCTATGCCTACGTGGGCAAG GCCCTCCAGATCGCCAGAGAAACAAACTGCATCACGGAGTACATGCAGGAAAGCGAGATCCAGCTCCAGCACACAAAGCCTGGGGAGAAGAAGGGTTTGCTCTATGGGGTGCCTGTCAGCATCAAGGACTCCATCAACTGCCAG GGCCATGACTCCACGCTGGGGTTTGTGAAAAACATCGATAAGCCCGTGGCAGAGGACAGCGTGCTGGTGCAGGTGCTCAAGAGACAAGGGGCAATTCCATTCGTGAAAACCAATGTTCCCCAGTCCCTCATCAG CTATGATTGCAATAACTTAATCTTCGGTCAGACGTGCAACCCTCTGCTCTACACCAGAACTCCTGGAGGCTCCTCTGGTGGAGAAGGGGCACTTATAGGAGGAGGTGGGTCCATCCTGGGCTTTGGCACGGATGTAGGAGGGAGCCTGCGtttccctgctgccttctgtggGATCTGTGCACTCAAACCCACCGGGAACAGACTCAG caaAAAAGGAGTCATTTCTGGTATCTCAGGGCAGAAGTCAG TGACCGCGGCTGTGGGGCCAATGGCGAAAGATGTGGAGAGCCTGGCACTGTGCATGCGAGCGCTTCTCTGCGAGGACATGTTCAGTCTGGACAGCACtgttcctccccttcccttcaaTGAAGAG GTGTATTCCAGCACGCGGCCCCTCCGCATAGGCTATTACGAAACAGATTTCTTCACCATGCCGAGTCCTGCCATGAGACGTGCCGTTCGGGAGACGAAGCAGCTCTTGGAGGAGGCTGGCCACACG CTGGTGCCCTTTGAACTTCCAGACATGGACTATTTGACTTTTAACTTCTGCTTCAGGGGAATTTTTGCAGATGGAGGTGTCTCCTTTCTCAAGAAATT tgAAGGGGAGCTGGAGAAAGGCAGCTTCAGGATATTCTTCTGGTTGATGAAGTTGCCAAACTGGCTAAAAACTCTCCTGTCCTGGATTACCAAACCCTTT GTGCCTCGGTTGTCAAATGTCATAAGAAGTATGAGAGCAAA tACAGTGGAAGAACTCTGGAGTCTTCATCATGAAATTGAG GAGTCTTGCCACCAGTTCATCACCCAGTGGAAAAGGCTGAATCTGGATGTGATGCTGTGTCCCATGCTGGGCCCAGCTCTCCGTATTGGTTACCCAACAAAGCTCTCAG TGGCAGTCAGCTACACCATGCTCTACAACTCCTTGGACTTCCCAGTTGGCGTCGTCCCTGTCACGATGGCAACGGATGAGGATGAGAAGGAGCTGAAGAATTACCAGGGCTATTTCCGAGACTGGTGGGACCGGACCCTGGCAACG GCTTTTAGCAGTGCCGAGGGGATGCCGGTGGCCGTGCAGTGCGTGGCCTTGCCAtggcaggaggagctgtgccTCCGGTTCATGAAGGAAGTGGAGACGCTtgtcatgaagaaaaacatgattgTCTGA
- the LOC110402732 gene encoding vitamin D3 hydroxylase-associated protein gives MTQERLWQVLDPLWADPRILSALFCGSAAAIVLLKRLGHRRIQQKMEEARRARDLALERMEKAARRFKQENPGTQTAHILSLTMVELVEKMKEGSLSPESVLYSYMGKALEVNQEVNCVIDFIHGCEDQLQKLKKQKEKGLLYGIPVSIKDHIDCKGHVSSAGLVKFLGQVKEEDSVIVQVLKSQGAIPFVKTNIPQTMINYDCSNLIFGQTLNPLNHQKTPGGSSGGEGALIAGGGSLLGIGSDVAGSIRLPSSFCGLCGLKPTGFRISKLGVISPITGMNSVIGMLGPMARDVDSLALCMKALLCEEMFRLDPAVPPIPFDEEVYTSSKPLRIGYYEGDGYFQPLPSMKRAVQQTRKLLQEAGHTIVPFAPPKIDYVVDELFTRGIFSDGAAHLVDSCKGDIVDPNLKSQFNTYRLPALVKRILAIILKPIYPRIARDLSALCGVGSAKNLWDQHAAVAVYRNEFIAKWRKQRLDVILCPVLGPAFNHGYAGKLFAATSYTNLYNVLNFPAGVVPVSTVTRADEEELKHYRGHYEDPWDKRLKEAVEGAVGLPVAVQCVALPWQEELCLRFMKEVETLSCGMRRNA, from the exons ATGACCCAGGAGCGACTGTGGCAGGTCCTAGATCCGTTGTGGGCTGACCCTCGCATTCTCTCAGCCTTGTTTTGTGGTTCAGCTGCAGCTATTGTGCTGCTGAAACGGCTGGGTCATAGGCGGATCCAGCAGAAGATGGAAGAAGCAAGAAGAGCACGGGATCTGGCACTGGAGCGAATGGAGAAGGCAGCTCGCAGGTTTAAACAAGAG AACCCAGGCACCCAGACTGCACACATCCTCTCACTGACCATGGTGGAGCTGGTGGAGAAGATGAAGGAggggtccctgtccccagagagcGTTCTCTACTCCTACATGGGCAAA GCTCTGGAGGTGAATCAGGAGGTGAACTGTGTGATAGACTTCATCCATGGCTGTGAGGATCAGCTCCAGAAAttgaagaagcagaaggagaaggGGCTGCTCTATGGCATTCCTGTTAGCATCAAGGACCACATTGACTGCAAG GGCCATGTCTCCTCTGCTGGGCTGGTGAAGTTTCTGGGCCAAGTGAAGGAAGAAGACAGCGTCATCGTCCAGGTTCTAAAGAGCCAGGGAGCAATCCCCTTCGTGAAAACCAACATCCCACAGACAATGATAAA CTATGACTGCAGCAATCTCATTTTTGGCCAGACGCTGAACCCCCTCAACCACCAGAAGACCCCCGGGGGCTCCTCAGGAGGGGAAGGAGCTCTGATTGCAGGGGGTGGCTCCCTCCTGGGCATCGGCTCTGATGTAGCTGGCAGCATCCGCCTGCCATCCAGCTTCTGTGGGCTGTGTGGGCTCAAACCCACAGGCTTCAGGATCAG CAAATTGGGTGTGATTTCTCCTATCACAGGAATGAACTCAG TAATAGGGATGCTGGGGCCGATGGCAAGGGATGTGGACAGCCTGGCCCTCTGCATGAAGGCACTGCTCTGCGAGGAGATGTTCCGGCTGGATCCTGCTGTGCCCCCGATCCCCTTTGATGAGGAG GTTTACACCAGTTCGAAGCCACTTCGTATTGGATATTACGAAGGAGATGGCTACTTCCAGCCTTTACCCAGCATGAAACGGGCCGTCCAGCAGACCAGGAAGCTCCTCCAGGAAGCAGGGCATACA ATTGTTCCCTTTGCACCACCTAAGATTGACTACGTGGTAGATGAGCTTTTTACCAGAGGGATTTTCTCGGATGGTGCTGCTCACCTGGTGGACTCCTG CAAAGGAGACATCGTGGATCCCAATCTGAAGTCCCAGTTCAATACTTACAGGCTTCCTGCTTTGGTGAAGAGGATCCTGGCTATCATTTTGAAGCCTATA TACCCACGAATTGCTCGGGATCTCAGTGCTCTCTGTGGAGTGGG GTCTGCCAAAAACCTTTGGGATCAGCATGCAGCTGTGGCG GTTTACCGCAATGAATTCATTGCTAAATGGAGGAAGCAAAGACTGGATGTGATTCTTTGTCCTGTACTTGGTCCAGCCTTTAACCACGGCTATGCTGGGAAGCTATTTG CTGCAACCTCCTATACCAACTTGTACAACGTCTTGAACTTCCCTGCTGGAGTGGTGCCTGTCAGCACAGTCACAAGAGCTGATGAAGAAGAACTGAAGCATTACCGAGGGCACTACGAGGACCCTTGGGATAAGAGACTGAAAGAG GCTGTGGAAGGAGCCGTGGGGCTGCCTGTGGCTGTGCAATGTGTGGCTTTGCCAtggcaggaggagctgtgccTTCGGTTCATGAAGGAGGTGGAGACCCTTTCCTGTGGCATGAGGAGAAATGCATGA